The Elusimicrobiaceae bacterium genomic interval CCACCTTTGCGCCGGTCCTGATATCCATGGCCACGCAGGCGAACGGAATCCTCAGATCGCTAAACTGCATGTCGCCAATGCTGGTGTTGATAAAATCCTCCATGCTGCTGGAGGAAAACAGCCGTTCCGCCGTAACCAGCCGGATCAGGCCAATCGCGTTCACGTCGTTCGTGGCGTACCGCAGCGACGCTTTCCGCCCGATATCCCATAACTTTTCCACCGACATGCCCGACGAGAACAAAGAACCCACCACCGCGCCCATTGAGGTGCCCGCCACCAGATCAATCGGAAACGCGTTATAACGCAGCACCTCTATCACACCCACATGCGCGAATCCGCGCGCGCCGCCGCCCGACAACACCAGCCCGATCCGCGGCCGGCTGTCCTGCGGCAGGCTCCGGAATTGCGCCCACAGCATTTCCCGGGCCATAGCGTCCGGATCGGGCGAGAAAGAAATATACAGGTCGTCGTAATTTTCCGGCCAGAGTTCTTCGGCCGGGGTTGCGGCGCAACCCGGCGCGCCGCAAAAACCAAGCGCCGCAACGGCCAGCGTCAGCCTAAGCAACGCTCCGCTCACGGACTTCGCGCGCCGCGCAGTCCGCTTTGCGCTGTCCGCGCAGCCGGCGCCGGACAACCGTAATATGGTTTCAGGGATTATAGCCATTGGCCGGTGAAAAACAGAACGATCATTCGTAAGCCAGTTCCTGCCCGATCGCCCACTCGATTTCCGCGCGCGCCGCCAGCTGGTTCTTCACAGCTTCCAGATAGGTCGAACGCGACAGGAATACCGCCTGACCAGCCTGCAGAGCGTCAAGCCCGAGCTTGTCGGTTTTCAGCGCGGACTGATAGGTTTTCTCCAGCCGGTCGCATGTGTTTTTGCGTTTCTCGGATTCGGACTGCCAGAAAACGAGATTTTCATAGGCCTGCCGCACTTCCATCCGCACGGTGTCTTCCACCGACGCGCGCACCAGATCGCCCTGCCGCTGCTCCGCGCGCCTGGTTTTGAGCTTGGTCCACAAATCGTAAGAAATGGGCAGCCGTACCGCCAGCGTCGCCGCCCAGCTGTTGGACTCCAGCGGAAAAGTATTGCCGACGATATCGTAATTCACGCCCAGGTCAACAGACGGATAATTACGGGTCTTGGCCAGATTCACCGCAATTGATTCCATCTGGGCTTTGTAAATCTGGGTTTTAAGTTCAGGCCGGTACTCCATCGCCCAGACCAGCGCCTTGTTCAGGTCAACCGTGGCGGGCAACGCCTCAAACTGGTCATCCACGTCTATATTCTCGCCAGTCTCCCGGTTAAGCAGCCGCACCAGGTTGAGTTTCTGCGTGTTAAGATCACGGGTCGCCTCTTCCATGCGGCCGGTCATATTCTCGATTATCCCGTCCGCCGCGATCGCGTTCCAGGAATTCAGCTGCATGGTCTGCCGCTGCCCCGACATAAGCCCCAGCCAGCGCGCCGTTTCAGCCTGTTTCTGCTTGAGATAAAGCGTTTCATAAAACGCGCGCTTGAGATCGCGCTCCACGCGCCGGCGAATCTCCTCATACAAAGAACGCGCCTTTTCAAACCCTGCCTTGGCCATATTATAACCGTTGACAATCCGCCTGCCCCGGAAAAGCGGCTGGGTAAGCATCATCCGCACGGAATAGAAATTCTCGTAATCGCTGGGATTGATCAGCTGCGCCCCGTATTCAACGGGCAGAATCATTGGCGCCTTGGCGTTGAACTTTGACGCGCTGCCCGACACGCTCGGCTGCGGAAGAAACTGGAATCTCGCCTCGTTCACCTGCTGCGCGGCGATCAGCACATCCTGCTCGGCGGTAAGCAATTCGGTGTTGTTATCAAGCCCCATCCGCACCGTGCGGGACAGGTCGAACTGCTCCACGGTATTGTCGCGGTAGGAAAAATCAAGCGCGCCGGCTCCCGCGCACCACCCGCACAGAACCGCCACGCCAATCAAACCGTTTCTTTTCATCTTATGCACTTGACTCTCCCCCGTTTCCGCATCACGGACTTGCGGACGGCATCCCGTGGCGCCCGCGCGGAGCCGTTCGCCCGTTCGCCCTGTCAAACTTTGAACGCGGAATTCAGCGCGCCCGCGGAATCCGCCGCCTGCAGCAGCTGTTTTTTCAGTTCCGCGCCGTCAGCCTGATCAGCCAATTTCGCCAGCGTTCCCTTCAGCTCAAGCGCTTTTTCGCGCTCGGCGGAAACTTGCGCACCCAGCCGGCCGGCCATCGAGTTGACCGCATCGCGCAGATCGGTCATCTGATCATGCTTGCGCAGGAAAACCCGGTGCGACAGATCGCCTTCGCCTATCACGCCAAGGCTCTTCTCGATCTTGAATATCGGACCCGCCATCCTGTGCGAAATAACGCCCGACACGATCAGCACAATCGCCAGATAAATCAGCACCTTTATGCCTATAACCGGCAGCATCGGAGCCATCTCCGTAAACAGCGGCTCGATCAGCACGGGCCGCTGCGAAAATACGCGGGAAAAGCTCCACACCAGTTCAAGCGCCACCATAAGGAAACCAGCCAGCACGCTGAAAAAGATCAGCGCCATATAGCGGTACTGGA includes:
- a CDS encoding patatin-like phospholipase family protein, producing MSGALLRLTLAVAALGFCGAPGCAATPAEELWPENYDDLYISFSPDPDAMAREMLWAQFRSLPQDSRPRIGLVLSGGGARGFAHVGVIEVLRYNAFPIDLVAGTSMGAVVGSLFSSGMSVEKLWDIGRKASLRYATNDVNAIGLIRLVTAERLFSSSSMEDFINTSIGDMQFSDLRIPFACVAMDIRTGAKV
- a CDS encoding TolC family protein is translated as MKRNGLIGVAVLCGWCAGAGALDFSYRDNTVEQFDLSRTVRMGLDNNTELLTAEQDVLIAAQQVNEARFQFLPQPSVSGSASKFNAKAPMILPVEYGAQLINPSDYENFYSVRMMLTQPLFRGRRIVNGYNMAKAGFEKARSLYEEIRRRVERDLKRAFYETLYLKQKQAETARWLGLMSGQRQTMQLNSWNAIAADGIIENMTGRMEEATRDLNTQKLNLVRLLNRETGENIDVDDQFEALPATVDLNKALVWAMEYRPELKTQIYKAQMESIAVNLAKTRNYPSVDLGVNYDIVGNTFPLESNSWAATLAVRLPISYDLWTKLKTRRAEQRQGDLVRASVEDTVRMEVRQAYENLVFWQSESEKRKNTCDRLEKTYQSALKTDKLGLDALQAGQAVFLSRSTYLEAVKNQLAARAEIEWAIGQELAYE
- a CDS encoding methyl-accepting chemotaxis protein, producing MSEQIAAGPGAPGGFQRQTILIKKHIQYRYMALIFFSVLAGFLMVALELVWSFSRVFSQRPVLIEPLFTEMAPMLPVIGIKVLIYLAIVLIVSGVISHRMAGPIFKIEKSLGVIGEGDLSHRVFLRKHDQMTDLRDAVNSMAGRLGAQVSAEREKALELKGTLAKLADQADGAELKKQLLQAADSAGALNSAFKV